One Camelina sativa cultivar DH55 chromosome 3, Cs, whole genome shotgun sequence genomic window carries:
- the LOC104758190 gene encoding pentatricopeptide repeat-containing protein At1g02150-like yields the protein MVLLREHMICTQSLAMKKKTFALLRLIRNLTRERERERMLLQAVQNRNVPLASSASYSGLPRCRSPAISVALSKKTAAIVCSISQVYGYGTVDYERRPIIQWNAIYKKISLMEKPELGAGSVLNQWEKGGRKLTKWELCRVVKELRKYKRPNQALEVYDWMNNRGERFRLSASDAAIQLDLIGKVRGISDAEEFFLTLPENFKDRRVYGSLLNAYVRAKSREKAESLLSTMREKGYALHPLPFNVMMTLYMNLREFDKVDAMVFEMKQKDIRLDIYSYNIWLSSCGSLGSVEKMELVYQQMKSDVAINPNWTTFSTMATMYIKMGETEKAEDALRKVEARITGRNRIPYHYLLSLYGSVGNKKELYRVWHVYKSVAPSVPNLGYHALVSSLVRMGDIEGAEKVYEEWLPVKSSYDPRIPNLLMNAYVKNDQLEKAEGLFDHMVEMGGKPSSSTWEILADGHTRKRCIPEALTCLRKAFSAEGSSNWRPKVLMLSGFFKLCEEESAVTSKEAVLELLRQSGHLQDKSYQALIDVVDENNSENDSHDHESDVLLTQLQDDL from the exons ATGGTTCTCCTTAGAGAGCACATGATATGCACTCAGTCATTAGCTAT gaaaaaaaaaacatttgcgCTTCTTCGACTTATCCGAAAcctaacgagagagagagagagagagaggatgctGCTTCAGGCGGTCCAAAACCGCAATGTTCCACTGGCTTCCTCCGCCTCGTATTCCGGTCTCCCTCGCTGCAGATCTCCTGCCATCTCCGTAGCTCTGTCGAAGAAGACGGCAGCAATCGTGTGTTCCATCTCCCAGGTTTATGGCTACGGCACGGTGGATTACGAGAGAAGGCCGATTATCCAGTGGAATGCCATCTACAAGAAGATATCTCTGATGGAGAAGCCGGAGCTCGGCGCTGGTTCCGTCTTGAATCAGTGGGAGAAAGGAGGCCGCAAGCTTACCAAGTGGGAGCTCTGTCGGGTCGTCAAGGAGCTTCGCAAATACAAGCGTCCCAACCAAGCTCTTGAG GTGTACGACTGGATGAACAACAGAGGCGAAAGGTTTCGATTGTCTGCAAGTGATGCTGCAATCCAGCTTGACCTAATCGGAAAAGTGCGTGGCATTTCAGACGCCGAAGAGTTCTTCCTCACGCTCCCTGAGAACTTCAAGGACCGGAGAGTTTATGGTTCCCTCCTCAATGCCTATGTGAGGGCCAAGTCTAGAGAAAAAGCTGAATCCCTGCTCAGCACCATGAGGGAGAAAGGATACGCCCTGCACCCGCTTCCCTTCAACGTCATGATGACTCTCTACATGAACCTTAGGGAGTTCGACAAAGTCGACGCCATGGTCTTCGAGATGAAGCAGAAAGATATACGTCTCGACATTTACTCCTACAACATCTGGCTCTCCTCCTGCGGCTCCCTAGGATCTGTTGAGAAAATGGAACTAGTGTACCAGCAGATGAAATCAGATGTTGCTATTAATCCCAACTGGACCACTTTTAGCACTATGGCCACCATGTACATTAAGATGGGCGAAACTGAGAAAGCCGAAGATGCACTGAGGAAGGTTGAAGCAAGGATTACTGGTCGTAATCGCATTCCATATCACTACCTCTTGAGTTTGTACGGCAGCGTTGGTAACAAGAAAGAGCTGTACCGGGTCTGGCACGTCTACAAATCTGTTGCCCCGAGCGTTCCCAATTTGGGTTACCATGCTTTGGTCTCGTCGCTGGTGAGAATGGGAGATATTGAAGGGGCCGAGAAGGTATACGAGGAATGGCTTCCAGTCAAGTCTTCTTATGACCCCAGGATACCAAATCTTCTCATGAATGCGTATGTCAAAAACGACCAACTAGAGAAAGCTGAGGGGTTGTTCGACCACATGGTTGAAATGGGAGGAAAACCGAGTTCAAGTACGTGGGAGATCCTAGCTGATGGTCATACCAGAAAGAGGTGTATTCCAGAGGCTTTGACTTGTCTGAGAAAAGCTTTTTCTGCTGAAGGGTCCAGCAATTGGAGGCCTAAGGTGTTGATGCTGTCGGGCTTCTTTAAGCTCTGTGAAGAGGAATCGGCTGTTACTAGTAAAGAGGCCGTTTTGGAATTGTTGAGGCAGTCCGGGCATCTTCAAGACAAATCATACCAAGCTCTTATTGATGTGGTGGACGAAAACAACAGTGAAAACGATTCCCATGACCATGAGAGTGACGTGCTTCTAACGCAGCTACAAGATGATTTGTAA
- the LOC104758199 gene encoding ras-related protein RABD2a has translation MNPEYDYLFKLLLIGDSGVGKSCLLLRFSDDSYVESYISTIGVDFKIRTVEQDGKTIKLQIWDTAGQERFRTITSSYYRGAHGIIIVYDVTDLESFNNVKQWLSEIDRYASDNVNKLLVGNKCDLAENRAVPYETAKAFADEIGVPFLETSAKDATNVELAFMAMSSSIKERMASQPAGNNARPPTVQIRGQPVAQKNGCCST, from the exons ATGAATCCCGAGTA CGACTATCTTTTCAAGCTCCTCCTTATTGGGGATTCTGGCGTTGGCAAGTCTTGTCTACTCTTGAGATTTTCT GATGATTCTTACGTAGAAAGCTACATTAGCACTATTGGTGTCGATTTT AAAATTCGGACAGTGGAGCAAGATGGGAAGACTATTAAGCTCCAAATC TGGGACACTGCTGGTCAAGAGCGGTTCAGGACCATTACTAGCAGTTACTACCGTGGAGCTCATGGAATAATT ATTGTCTACGACGTCACAGATCTAGAAAGCTTCAATAACGTGAAGCAGTGGTTGAGTGAAATTGATCGTTATGCTAGTGACAATGTGAACAAACTCCTGGTTGGGAACAAGTGTGATCTTGCTGAAAACAGAGCCGTTCCATATGAAACAGCCAAG GCATTTGCCGATGAAATTGGAGTTCCTTTCTTGGAGACTAGTGCAAAAGATGCTACAAATGTGGAACTGGCTTTCATGGCAATGTCTTCATCCATCAAAGAGAG AATGGCAAGCCAACCAGCTGGGAACAACGCCAGACCGCCGACAGTGCAGATCAGAGGACAGCCTGTGGCCCAGAAGAACGGCTGCTGCTCAACTTGA
- the LOC104758206 gene encoding protein VASCULAR ASSOCIATED DEATH 1, chloroplastic-like, which yields MISSNQQGSNNNTFSLMAMLSTTTASVSGIQIDSSAEVVSDPTPSSPEGSRSGGSPDRHDPSTSSPSPSRGGGDNNQSEVMSRSEEYRQLFRLPAEEVLVQDFNCACQESILLQGHMYLFIHYICFYSNIFGYETKKIIPFAEISCVKRAKTAGIFPNAIEILAGGKKYFFASFLSRDEAFKLIHDGWLEYGTAVKPDGDFQDSLSESKNQVNDGVVKRALSSIDLANELDIPLRDENLHLSGSSSFSVISQNGVSPSSVQRSGEPVEDIMASSSANTFNWKPEDINAPKLSSDFTKVAEAKFSIPVEEFFRLFFSDGAVSFVESFHKNCGDKEFRCTSWQPHEKLGHTRNVSFQHPIKIYFGAKFGGCQESQKFRMYRDSHLVIETSQEISDVPYADYFTVEGVWDVKRDCRDSIEGCVLDVYLNVAFSKRTVWKGKIVHSTLEECREAYAHWIRMAHELLKQKKLENQKGNKLIEDGVPLAVKEETVSECEEERKVEMVGGGVVKKSLSEVWVNLTSFVKRQSGTRQVIVIAFAVILLMQVTIVVLLKKGGGGQVEYHERYDDYSGHGASLGWLEKRMHFLREEMMMVEDRLQRMRQDHAALKAQFHHLEGLIRRNQH from the exons atgaTCTCTTCTAACCAACAaggcagcaacaacaacactttCTCTCTCATGGCGATGCTTTCTACTACAACTGCTTCCGTTTCGGGGATTCAGATTGACTCGTCTGCGGAGGTAGTCTCCGATCCCACACCATCGTCCCCGGAGGGATCTCGCTCTGGCGGCTCACCTGATCGCCATGATCCTTCCACGTCTTCTCCGAGCCCCAGTCGTGGTGGTGGTGACAATAATCAG TCTGAAGTCATGTCGAGGAGTGAAGAGTATCGCCAATTATTTCGGCTTCCAGCTGAGGAA gtCCTTGTTCAAGATTTCAACTGTGCTTGTCAAGAGAGTATTCTTCTCCAG GGTCATATGTACCTCTTCATCCATTATATCTGCTTCTACTCCAACATCTTTGGTTATGAGACCAAG AAAATTATTCCTTTTGCGGAAATTTCTTGTGTTAAACGAGCAAAGACTGCTGGTATTTTTCCCAATGCCATTGAGATTTTAGCTGGAGGGAAGAAG TACTTCTTTGCATCGTTTCTCTCCCGtgatgaagctttcaagctTATCCATGATGGATGGTTGGAATATGGTACTGCTGTCAAACCAGACGGCGATTTTCAG GATTCTTTATCTGAGTCCAAAAACCAGGTAAATGATGGAGTTGTTAAAAGGGCACTCAGTTCCATAGATTTGGCAAATGAACTAGATATCCCATTGAG GGATGAAAATCTTCATCTTTCAGGCAGTTCAAGCTTTTCTGTCATTAGTCAGAATGGTGTTTCACCTTCTTCTGTTCAGCGGTCTGGAGAACCAGTTGAAGATATTatggcttcttcttcagcaAATACTTTCAACTGGAAGCCTGAAGATATAAACGCACCTAAAT TATCATCTGATTTTACAAAGGTAGCAGAGGCAAAGTTTTCG ATTCCAGTAGAAGAGTTctttagattgtttttttcaGATGGTGCCGTcagttttgttgaatctttccaTAAAAATTGTGGAGATAAAG AGTTTAGGTGTACCTCTTGGCAGCCTCATGAAAAGCTTGGACACACCCGCAATGTCTCGTTTCAACATCcgataaaaatttattttg GTGCAAAGTTCGGTGGTTGCCAGGAGTCACAAAAATTTCGGATGTACAGAGATAG CCATCTGGTTATTGAAACATCACAGGAGATCAGCGATGTGCCTTACGCAGATTATTTTACTGTAGAG GGGGTTTGGGATGTGAAAAGAGATTGCAGAGACTCGATAGAAGGTTGTGTACTGGATGTTTATCTCAATGTGGCCTTCTCTAAAAGAACAGTGTGGAAAG GGAAAATAGTGCATTCTACTTTGGAAGAGTGTAGAGAAGCTTATGCACATTGGATAAGAATG gCACATGAACTGTTGAAGCAGAAGAAGCTGGAAAACCAAAAAG GAAACAAGTTGATTGAGGATGGTGTACCGCTAGCAGTAAAGGAAGAAACAGTATCTGAATGTGAAGAGGAGAGGAAGGTGGAAATGGTGGGAGGAGGGGTAGTGAAAAAAAGCTTAAGTGAAGTGTGGGTGAATCTGACATCGTTTGTAAAGAGACAAAGCGGGACAAGGCAGGTTATAGTAATAGCGTTTGCAGTGATTTTACTGATGCAG GTGACGATAGTGGTGCTGCTGAAGAAAGGAGGAGGGGGACAAGTAGAGTACCATGAGAGGTACGACGATTACAGTGGGCATGGGGCGAGTTTGGGGTGGCTGGAGAAGAGAATGCATTTCCTAAGggaagagatgatgatggttgAGGATCGCTTGCAGAGGATGCGACAAGACCACGCCGCCTTGAAGGCCCAGTTCCATCATTTGGAAGGCCTCATCCGCCGCAACCAACACTAG
- the LOC104758214 gene encoding uncharacterized protein LOC104758214, whose translation MGCTASKLDGEDAVRRCKERRRLMKDAVYARHHLATAHSDYCRSLRLTGSALSSFASGEPLSVSENTPAVFLRPSSSHEAPRAPPSSSPKPAPPPIRSKQTRRRRLPHILSDSSPSASPATTCRSFYPTAHQNSTYSRSPSQASSVWNWENFYPPSPPDSEFFERKARHRPPSDFDAETEISDHTLRDAAEEVHCSEWGDDHDRFTATSSSSEGDGEPHTHASRSGIEEQEKQQQGPTGKDNSDNVTTSSHCYQTKMVVRHKNLKEILDAVHDYFDKAASAGDQVSAMLEIGRAELDRSFSNLRKTVYHSSSVFSNLSASWTSKPPLAVKYKLDASTLNDEQGGINSLCSTLDRLLAWEKKLFEDVKAREGVKIEHEKKLSALQSQEYKGGDESKLNKTKTSITRLQSLIIVTSEAVLTTSSAILRLRDTDLVPQLVELCHGLMYMWKSMHEYHEIQNNIVQQVRGLMNQTEKGESTSEVHRQVTRDLEAAVSLWHTSFCRIIKYQREFICSLHAWFKLSLSNEEAKKQRPESFALCEEWKQSLERVPDTVASEAIKSFVNVVHVISIKQAEEVKMKKRTESAGKELEKKASSLRSIERKYYQAYSTVGIGPGPEALDERDPLSEKKCELAACQRQVEDEVMRHVKAVEVTRAMTLNNLQTGLPNVFQALTSFSSLFTECLHTVCSRSSSINN comes from the exons ATGGGATGCACGGCCTCCAAGCTCGACGGTGAGGACGCTGTCCGTCGCTGCAAGGAGCGACGTCGTCTGATGAAGGACGCCGTCTACGCTCGCCACCATCTCGCCACCGCTCACTCTGACTACTGCCGCTCCCTTCGTCTCACCGGCTCTGCCCTCTCCTCTTTCGCCTCCGGCGAACCCCTCTCCGTCTCCGAGAACACTCCCGCTGTTTTTCTCCGCCCTTCCTCCAGCCACGAGGCGCCACGTGCCCCTCCTTCCTCTTCCCCAAAGCCCGCTCCGCCGCCCATCCGCAGCAAGCAGACACGGAGGAGGAGGCTTCCCCACATTCTCTCCGACTCCTCTCCCTCTGCCTCTCCTGCCACAACTTGTAGGTCTTTCTATCCCACTGCTCATCAGAACTCAACCTACTCTCGCTCTCCTTCTCAAGCTTCCTCCGTCTGGAACTGGGAGAATTTCTACCCTCCCTCTCCCCCCGACTCCGAGTTCTTCGAACGCAAAGCTCGCCACCGTCCTCCTTCCGACTTCGACGCTGAAACTGAGATATCCGACCACACCCTGAGAGATGCCGCCGAGGAAGTTCACTGCAGCGAGTGGGGCGACGACCACGACCGTTTCACTgccacctcttcttcttccgaaggaGATGGGGAGCCCCATACTCACGCCTCCAGATCCGGTATTGAAGAGCAGGAGAAACAGCAGCAAGGCCCAACCGGCAAAGACAACTCTGACAATGTTACCACTTCTTCCCACTGCTACCAGACCAAAATGGTGGTAAGGCACAAGAATTTGAAGGAGATCCTTGACGCCGTTCATGACTACTTCGACAAGGCTGCCTCCGCTGGTGACCAGGTCTCCGCCATGCTTGAGATCGGCCGGGCTGAGCTCGACCGCAGCTTCAGCAACCTTAGGA AGACGGTGTATCATTCAAGCAGTGTGTTCAGCAACTTGAGCGCAAGCTGGACCTCAAAACCCCCTTTGGCTGTCAAATACAAGCTCGACGCATCTACCCTGAATGATGAACAAGGCGGCATCAACAGCCTCTGCTCTACTCTAGACCGACTCCTCGCTTGGGAGAAGAAGCTTTTTGAGGATGTCAAG GCAAGGGAAGGAGTGAAGATTGAGCACGAGAAGAAGTTGTCTGCGCTGCAGAGTCAGGAGTACAAAGGAGGTGATGAATCCAAGCTAAACAAGACTAAAACTTCCATAACCAGATTGCAATCTCTCATCATTGTCACTTCAGAAGCTGTTTTAACCACGTCTAGTGCCATTCTTCGCCTCCGGGACACTGACCTTGTGCCTCAGCTTGTTGAACTCTGCCATGG ATTAATGTACATGTGGAAGTCAATGCACGAGTACCACGAAATCCAGAACAACATCGTGCAACAAGTCCGTGGCCTGATGAACCAAACAGAGAAAGGTGAGTCAACATCAGAGGTACACCGGCAGGTGACAAGGGACTTAGAAGCAGCCGTATCCTTGTGGCATACAAGCTTCTGTCGCATCATCAAATACCAGAGAGAGTTCATCTGCTCTCTCCACGCCTGGTTCAAGCTGAGCCTGAGCAACGAAGAGGCAAAGAAACAGAGGCCAGAGTCGTTTGCCTTGTGTGAGGAATGGAAGCAGAGCCTGGAACGGGTGCCTGATACGGTGGCGTCAGAAGCCATAAAGAGCTTTGTAAACGTGGTACATGTCATATCAATAAAGCAGGCGGAAGAGGTGAAGATGAAAAAGCGCACGGAGAGTGCAGGAAAGGAGCTGGAGAAGAAGGCATCGTCACTTAGGAGCATAGAAAGAAAGTACTACCAGGCCTACTCGACGGTTGGGATAGGCCCCGGACCGGAGGCATTGGACGAACGGGATCCGCTGTCTGAGAAGAAATGTGAGCTGGCGGCATGTCAGAGGCAGGTGGAAGATGAGGTGATGAGGCACGTGAAGGCAGTGGAGGTGACAAGAGCTATGACACTCAACAACCTTCAAACCGGCCTGCCCAATGTCTTCCAAGCCTTGACCAGCTTCTCATCTCTGTTCACTGAATGTCTCCACACTGTATGTTCTCGTTCCTCTTCCATCAACAACTGA
- the LOC104758233 gene encoding uncharacterized protein LOC104758233 → MIKAGPTFKSNIYDTYGLSYFFSLFLPVYQRAVAWDMLKVYGSFVDTQEKRRIERLELFDEFEEWHMMQEHYCVAYAVNDAVGIFGDFGFTREGGSESESMSISSASSP, encoded by the exons atgataaaagCAGGGCCAACTTTCAAGtctaatatatatgatacataTGGCCTCtcatattttttctctctttttctcccgGTGTATCAGAGGGCTGTTGCCTGGGACATGCTAAAAGTGTATGGTAGTTTTGTTGATACTCAAGAAAAACGCAG GATCGAGCGATTGGAGTTGTTTGACGAATTTGAAGAGTGGCACATGATGCAG GAACATTACTGCGTCGCATATGCTGTCAATGACGCAGTG GGAATATTTGGAGATTTCGGTTTCACAAGAGAAGGGGGCAGTGAAAGTGAAAGCATGAGCATCTCATCAGCATCATCACCCTGA